GCCCAGGAATATTACCTCTGGCGCCTGATGATTGACCGGCGTTACCAGGGCAAGGCTATGCCCGGGACGCGATATGGCAGTTGATTGAGTATGTAAAATCCCGTCCCGGTGCCACTGCCCTGGGTACCAGCTGCGTGCCCAAGCCGGGCGGTCCGGAGCCCGTTTTATCTGGGCCTTGGCTTTGTGGCCACCGGTGAGATGGACGGCGATGAAAAGGTGCTTGAATTGCGCTGGGCGGAGGCGAAACCCGCGTCCAGCCCAAGAGTGAGGCTTAAGCCTGTGGATGAAGATAACATCCGGGCCATCTGTCGTTTGCAGGCTTCCGATACCCAGCGTAAAGACGTGCTTGATAATGCTACCTCCCTGGCGGAGAGCTTGTTCTACAGTCATCTGCGGAGCAGGGGAATCTATGTCGGCGAGGAGCCGGTAGGGTTTTTGATGTGGGAAGACAAGCCCGAAGATGGGAGCTATTTTCTCTGGCGATTGATGGTAGACAAGAATCATCAGAACAAAGGCTATGGCCGGGAGGCGTTACTGCAGCTGATTGAGCTGGTAAGAAAGCGTCCCGGCGCCCGGGAACTGAAGACCAGCTTCGTTCCTGGTCCTGAGGGGCCGGAAGGCTTTTACCGCCGGCTGGGCTTTGTGCCCAGCGAGCAGTGGATTGACGACGAAAGAGTGTACAGCCTGAAGTACTAGCTTCGATGCCAATCGAGAACCGTCCTCGATTGGCACGGCATCTTAACAAACTGAAAGGAAGTGTGTTTATGAACACTAAGCAAATCATGGATATCGCTCTGGAACTGGCCGGATTGACCGAAGTACCCGAGGATTCCGGGATCATCTTTGAAGGCGAGAACATCAAGAAGGTTATGATCGGCGTCGACATGGAAGCGGCTGAGATGCTGATTGCCAAGGAACTGGGCGTAGACCTGGTAATCACCCACCATCCCGTGGGCGGTTCCCCCCGGGTCAATCTTCACCAGGTAATGAAGGCACAGATCGACCGGATGGTTGCCGCTGGTGTTCCCATCAACAAGGCCCAGAAGGTTTTGGCCGAGCAAATCGGTAAGATTGAAAGGGCACTGCATGTCAGCAATTACGACCGGGCGGTTTCTGCTGCCAAAGCTTTGGGCATGCCGTTTATGGGTATCCACACCCCGACTGATATACTGGCCGAGAATAAAGTTCAGAGCCATCTTGATGAGGCCCTGGCCGACAAGCCCAAGGCGACTGTGGGCGATGTAATTGAGGCCCTGAATCAGCTGCCTGAGTACCAGCGCACCCAGGCCAAGCCGGTGGCCAGGGTTGGTTCCGACAAAGACTATGCCGGCAAGGCATTCGTCACCATGGCCGGCGGTACCGGTGGCGGCGCCAAGGTAGCCCAGGCCTACTATGAAGCCGGTGTTGGCACTCTGGTCTGCATGCACATGCCCGAAGATGTCATCAAAGCCGTCAAAGAACAGAATGTAGGCAACGTGGTCGTGGCCGGACATATGGCCAGTGATTCGGTGGGTATCAACATATTGGTAGACGCCCTGGAAGCCAAAGGGCTGGAAGTAGTCCGCATGAGCGGCGTCATCGACCCCAAATAGCACCAATGGAGGACGGTTCTCGATTGGCGTCAGTCGCCCGTTCCCGGGATCGATGCCATCGGGAACCGTTCCTTATTACTTAGGAAAGGAAGACAGCCTGTGGAGCAAAAACAAGCACGGGGAAGAGCGTTTCTCAACATGGTTGGTGGCCTGGTTTTGGCCCTCATTGGGATATTATGGATTTCCGGCCATTGGTCTTTAATGCTGCTTTGGGCGCTGTTTGCCCTGGGAATTGTAGTCTATTACGGTTATAGAATTATCACTGCGTAAAACGGGCAGTTTGAACCCAAATATGCTGTAGGAGTGAGTGGATGAATACCTCAGAAATAATGGATCTGGCCCTGGAGCTGGCTGGCTTATCGGAGATTCCCGCTGACTCAGGTATCCTCGTGCCGGGCGAGAACATCCGCCGGGTGTTGGCTGGAATTGATATGGAGGCGGCAGAAATCCTCATGGCCAAAAAACTGGGCTATGATTTGGTGTTGGGCCACCACCCTGCCGCCGGCAGTCCCCGGGTTAATTTGCATCAGGTGATGATCCGGCAGATCGACCGCATGGTCCAGGCCGGCGTTCCCATCAACAAGGCCCAGAAAGCACTGAAAAAGCAGATGGAAATCGTCGAACGCGGGCTGCATGTGACTAATTACGACCGGGCCACATCGGCGGCCAAGGCCCTGAAAATGCCCTACATGAACATCCACACCCCAGCCGACGCCCTTTCTGAGCAGAAGGTTGCAACCCACTTGGAGCAGGCGCTGGCCGACAAACCCAAGGCGAAGGTGGGCGATGTTGTAGATGTACTTATGGAGCTGCCTGAGTTCCAGAGTGCCGACACCAAACCATCAATCCGCAACGGCGCCAAGGACGACTTCGCTGGCAAGGTGATGGTGGCCATGGCCCGGGGCACCGGCGGGGGCCCTGATGTGGAAAAAGCCTATTTCGAAGCCGGTATCGGCACAATGGTCGTCATGCATATGAAGGACGACGTCCGGGAAGCCGTGAAAAAGCAAAACATCGGTAATGTAATCGTTGCCGGCCACATGGCCAGCGACTCGGTTGGCATGAACATCATCCTCGATGCTCTGGAGGCAAGGGGTTTGGAAGTGACCCGCATCAGCGGCATCCGCTAACCCGGACACGGGGACAGGTCCCTTGTCCGGGACAGCCTGGATTTTTATTGACTCGCTTAGTCAACAGTAGTATGATTTAGTTGACTGAGCGAGTCAATTTTCGTATGGAGTGAGCTTATGACAGACAAATTTTTGCGCCTCGAGGAAGATAAGCGTCAGCGTATAATCACAGCTGCATTGTGGGAATTTGCGCGTCAGGGCTATAAAGATGCCAAGACCGATAATATAGTTGAAGAAGCAAGTATCTCCAAAGGACTGCTTTTCCATTATTTCGGTACAAAGAAAAAGCTGTTTCTGTTCCTGTTCGATTATGCTCTGGAAATTTTCGAGGAGCTTGCCGGACAGATAAGCATGCATGAAGATATTTTTGAGCGACTGCGGCAGAACAATGCCCTCAAGCTGGATTATTACCGTCGGTATCCGGACCTGATGAATTTCGGCGCCAGTGTTTGGATTAAAGGGGCAGCAGAATTACAAGAAGAACTCTTTCCCCGCATGGAGCCAATGAACCGGAAAATCTATGCGTCGTTATATGAAGGCCTGGATTTATCTAGGTTCCGGGATGATGTGGACCCTAAAGTCGCCATTAATATCATTCTCATGACCATGGAAGGTCTATCTAACAAAATCATTGCTGACTACCAGAAACAATATCGGGACGTACCAATCGAGGGACTGGAAAGTTCTTTTGCTAAATATATTACAGAATTCGAGAAACATCTTGAGGTGCTGAAAAAAACCTTGTACAAGGAGGGGAGACAGGGAAACTAGATTCAACTGGCATTGGGTGCTAGCACATTAAGTGAGAGGGAGAGGTGAACAGCATGATTTCGGTAGAAAACCTGTCCAAGGTGTATGGCAATGGCAAAGGTGTATTCGACGTCAACTTTACGGTCTCTGAGGGCGAGGTCTTCGGTTTTTTGGGGCCAAATGGCGCCGGCAAGACTACGACAATCCGTGTTCTGCTGGGGTTTACCACGCCACGAAGGGAAAATGTACAATCAATGGCTTGGATTGCCGCACCGAGACGGCCAAGATTCAAAGGACACTTGGTTATGTGCCAGGGGAGATAGCCTTTTTTGACAATATGACTGGCACCCGGTTTCTCAAATTCATGACATGCGGGGCAGCAAAGACAGAAAGCTTCGGGAGAAGCTAATTGAACAGTTTGAGTTGGAAACCGAGCACAGGATTCGCAAAATGTCCAAAGGCATGAAGCAGAAATTGGGTCTGGTGGCTGCCTTTATGCATGACCCGGCTGTTCTAATTCTCGATGAGCCTACAAGCGGCCTCGACCCCTTGATGCGAGTTAATTATGGAAGAAAAGGGCCGAGGCAAGACGATCCTCATGTCTTCCCACCTGTTCGACGAGGTTGATCGCACATGTGAGCGGGCGGCGATAATACGAGAAGGCAGGATTGTTGCCCAAGAGGAAATTGCAGCGCTGAAATCGACCCTGCGCAAATCTTATCTTGTCACTGTGGCTGAGAAGGGCGATATTGATAGAATCAAAGCCAGCGGCCTCGATTACAAACTTCTCGATGAGCGCCGGGTTGAAATTTTCATCAGTGATGATTACAAGCAGATGCTTTCTACCCTGGCCGCGTGCGACGTGACTAGTCTAGACGCTTCCGCCCAGTCCCTGGAGCAGATTTTCATCCGCTATTATGGCCAAGAGGAGGCGGTATAATGTCCTGGGCTCTGTTTAAAGCCAATATCAAAGCCAACCGCACAATCTGGATTATCATGACAGTCATTTTTTTTTTCTACTTTGCAATCATGGTCTCAATGTTTGATCCCGAAGGACTCGAAGCTTGGGATGATATGCTGGCCATGATGCCGGAAGGGTTCCTGAAAGCTGTTGGCTGGGAGATGATTGGGACCACATTGCTTGCCGTGCTTGGCACCACTATGTATGGATTTTTAATCTATTTGTTTCCGATGGTTATTTCAGTGGTGGTTAACCATCGCTTGATGGCTAGCCACATTGATAAAGGCAGTATGACATTTTTGCTGTCCACACCCAATTCACGGAAAAAATCGCCATTACCCAGGCCTTCTACAGCATGGCGTCGATGACGGTATTTTTCATTCTTGTAGCCATTTTAGGAACCTTGATTTCTGAGGCTATGTTCCCGGGCGAGTTAGAAATCGGTAAATTCATCTTGCTAAACTTTTACGCCCTCCTGACTTACTATGCAATCGGCGGCATCGGTTTCCTGGCCTCCTGCATTGCGACTGAAAGCAAGCATAGCTTGAGTCTTGGCCTCGGCCTACCGGTGGCATTCCTTGTGTTGCAGATGTTGGGCAACAGTGCCGAACAGGTCAGTTGGCTGGGAAATTTGTCGCTGTTTGCGCTCTTCAATCCAGACAAATTGGTGGAAGGCAGTAATTTCATCTGGTATGCCATGATTGCCTTAGTATTGATAGCCACAGTTCTCTACACCAGTGCAATCGCTATCTTCAACAAACGGGATTTGCATGTATAGAATAAAGGGTCAAAAGTGCGGCTCTTTAGACCGTGTCAGAAAAGCCCAGCTGTCAGCTGGGCTTTCTGGTGGACTGTGTTACCACAGCAAGAAGTTGAACAGATAGCCCAAGATTTTGGGCCAGGCAGGAAGGGTCGATATGGAGCAGGTCCTAGATAAGTTAAGCGGCGGGGATTTGCGCTCGATTGGTCGGGCGAATGAGGTGGTACAGGAAATTATAGACGCGCCGGAAATGTTCGGAACAGTTTTTGAAGCAATATTTGCTGAAGACCCCGTTTTAAGAATGCGCTGCTCTGATGTAATCGAAAAAGTTTCAGCCGCTCACCCCGAGTTGTTACAAGGCTATAAAGATAAGCTTCTCAAAGAGATGCCAGCGGTTCGGCAGAAAGAAGTTCGCTGGCATCTGGCGCAGATGGTTACTTATTTGAAACTAGGTAAACAGGAGAAGCTGGCTGTAATGGATACTTTGCTGTCCTGGATTGAAAATGAAGGCAGCAAGATTGTGATTGTGAATTCGCTGCAGACGCTGGCGGAATTCGCGAAACAAGATTACCAGTTACGTCCTAGGGTGGTTGAGATTATTAAGCTAGCTGCTGAAACAAGCAGCCCGGCAATTGTGTCCAGGGGGGAACAAGCTGCTTAAGGAGTTGAAGGTATAGAGGCAATTTCCTTAGAGAATACCGCAAAACAGAAAGGGGCAGGGGACGAATCCCCTGCTCCTTTTCTGTTGTGCTTAAGAAGCTTGAGCTTGGTCTTTTTTGTGAACTCTGAACCCCAGAATGGCTGGGAGCAGCGTTAAGTTTAGCACTAAACTGACTGCTCGGCCCAACACCACCTGCAAAGCGCCCCAATAACTTATCGCAATAAGTGGGTGTAAAGTTCGAGATGCTGTAGACCTGGGGTTTTAAGTTAGATGCAATCGTGCTAAAGTATGTCTAGGTCACCACATGATGTACACACATTGATTTAGTCGGGCTGCTGAGGTGGAGAAATGTTTTCAAAGCTTTTTCGCTATGAGGTAAAATTGAATCTGGTTATCATCGTTGTTGTGTTTATGGTTTATCTCTTCAACCAGCTGGTTCTCAAGCAGCTTACCTGGCATTTCTTTGTGCACTGGTATATAAACGACATTTTGGCTGCACCATTGCTGCTGGGCTATTCAAATATTTTACTGGCCCTCAGTCCATACAAGCTACGTATTGCCGGCTTGGGGCCCGTTCTGCTGTTTATGCTGGTTGTAGGCCTATTCTGGGAAGTGGTCACCCCTCTGTACAAACCCACAAGCGTTGGCGATCCCTGGGATTTAGTGGCGTATCTGACCGGTGGGGGTATTTATCTTATCGCTTTTCGGGCTCTAAGCAGGACTCAACTGTTTTTGGAGCGAGTTATTTATAGACATTCTGGTGTGAAAGAGGGTGTATAATCTTGGCAGAGCAGCAGATTAGCGGTTGTCAGTGGGTTTTTATCATCGCAGGCGGCATTATCGTGGCAGTATTGTTCTTATCGCTATTTTAAAGAACGATTGAAAAGCCCTTTGCGAGGGCTTTTTTTGTTGCCCCCGGACATACGTTCAAACCTCCCCTTGTCTTGTTCTAATGTCTATGCCCGGACTGCTTTTTTGGCACTACCATTAAAGCATATACTCCATTTTCGGCATAAAATGGAGTATAACAAAACAGGAGTTGGTTATGTGCGAACGCTTACGGGCTGCACTGCCGGACCAGTAAGTTTGGATCTGATGTTTATGGAACCGCTCGCTGATGGTTTTGTCAAAGCTACAGCCGTCATTCAGATATTATTTATGCTGGAAATAACGGAAAATGACCAAGTAATGCTGGTGGGCTGCTCCAAGTTTTTCACTAAAGAATTGAAGCTGTATGCGCCAGATTTAGGTCTGCTTGATGGCAGCTTAGAGGGTAAGGCGGAGTGCTTGGCAGCAAGCTTAATTAATGATTTTGAGGCCAGCGTTATCATAGCTGCTCATGCTGTCATTGGCGTTCAAGGGCCTGTGCAGCTGTTGGTTCCCGCACTTGGATACTGTCTACAAGATAATAAAGAAATGAAGTTTAAAACGGAATGTATACAGGTGGAGAAGTTCTACGACCGTTGCCGTCTATCTCTGTGTCAGCAAACAAATTGCCCACTGCCTCATGATGTGCCGTTACATGGGCTCCATTTTCCCTGCCCCATGCCCCTGGCACGAACCAGGGGGTTCTGGGGAACAGGGAGAGGAGGAATACGCCGCCTGATTCAACAAGGCGTAGTCGATCTGCGCCAATATGTAGAAAATGTGTTATTACCGATTGTTGGTCCCGGAGGATTTTCACCCTTTATCAACAGTTGGTATGACCCTAATCTTTTTTTGCCTGAACCCAATATACAGGGGATCTACGACAGGACAATAGAACTTTACGAATCACCAATAATAGGCATGACCCGGATTCAATTGGCTATCCAGCTACTAACCACCTGGCAAAACGTTGTGACCACCGCCAATCAGTTTCTTAATCCCGGAATCGTTTGCCTGAGCGGAGACTCTAGTTTTGCCATGGCGGAAATCGTAGATTTTAATCCTCTGAACTGCACATTCACTATTGATGAAACCAGTTTTGCACCAATCCAGGATATATTGTCTGACACCGAGCAGATTCTTGCCCAGTGCTGCCCTGCCTTAGCCGGCCCCTGTCAGCTTAATATGGCGCATATCTCCGCGCTTATTGGCTTGCTTGACATGATCAACAACAACCATGTTTTTGCTATGTTGCCTTAGCCGGACAAGGGACCTGTCCCCTTGTCCGGTTTTTATTGCCCTTGGCCAGGGGGCAGTGATCTTCATACCAGGTTGGGATTATTGTCTCAAAGTCGCGGTAATAGGTTAGCATTTCCCTGGCGTTGCTAAGCATGGTTTCAATCTCTTGTTGACCGTAATTTTTAGGCCAGAGAATTCGTGGCAATGTACAG
The DNA window shown above is from Bacillota bacterium and carries:
- a CDS encoding TetR/AcrR family transcriptional regulator, with the protein product MTDKFLRLEEDKRQRIITAALWEFARQGYKDAKTDNIVEEASISKGLLFHYFGTKKKLFLFLFDYALEIFEELAGQISMHEDIFERLRQNNALKLDYYRRYPDLMNFGASVWIKGAAELQEELFPRMEPMNRKIYASLYEGLDLSRFRDDVDPKVAINIILMTMEGLSNKIIADYQKQYRDVPIEGLESSFAKYITEFEKHLEVLKKTLYKEGRQGN
- a CDS encoding ATP-binding cassette domain-containing protein; this encodes MRGSKDRKLREKLIEQFELETEHRIRKMSKGMKQKLGLVAAFMHDPAVLILDEPTSGLDPLMRVNYGRKGPRQDDPHVFPPVRRG